A genome region from Baekduia alba includes the following:
- a CDS encoding S8 family peptidase, producing the protein MPLLVPRALALLTTSTLAALALAPVAGASAAGIGAPDGLAGRPDHTVTRAAPLARTLGHGVKAHTAQAAASDPRAAEQWALDGDLPMGVETAWRQTTGADVTVAIVDSGIDLGHPDLVPNLWTNPGEIPGNGVDDDGNGYVDDVHGYDFVENDGTPQDGNGHGTHVAGIVAARGGNGIGTAGVAWRAKLMAVRVLDAAARGTTAGVASGIRYAVDNGARIVNLSLAGPSSTPDLEGAIQYAQARGVLVVVAAGNDGADLAAAPTYPAAYGEDNVLGVAATTRAGGLSSVSDYGPGADVAAPGEEILSTALGGGYEWRTGTSMAAPQVTGALVLLAAARPDLDANGLRNALLAGVRHSGLPVQDGAIDAGAALRTVIPAGAWKNPPAEALSTYAATAAPKSKAKKTSKAIKKKSKKLSAAARKKRAAAARKKAKARAHAKAKARAKAKAKARARSRRR; encoded by the coding sequence ATGCCGCTGCTCGTTCCCCGCGCACTCGCCCTGCTCACCACATCCACGCTCGCCGCCCTGGCGCTGGCCCCCGTCGCGGGTGCGTCGGCCGCCGGGATCGGCGCGCCGGATGGGTTGGCGGGCCGGCCGGACCACACCGTCACCCGCGCCGCCCCGCTCGCCCGCACGCTCGGCCACGGCGTCAAGGCCCACACCGCGCAGGCCGCGGCGTCCGACCCGCGCGCCGCCGAGCAGTGGGCGCTGGACGGCGACCTGCCGATGGGCGTCGAGACCGCCTGGCGCCAGACCACCGGGGCCGACGTGACCGTCGCGATCGTCGACTCCGGCATCGACCTCGGCCACCCCGACCTCGTCCCGAACCTGTGGACGAACCCGGGCGAGATCCCGGGCAACGGCGTCGACGACGACGGCAACGGCTACGTCGACGACGTCCACGGCTACGACTTCGTCGAGAACGACGGCACGCCGCAGGACGGCAACGGCCACGGCACGCACGTCGCCGGCATCGTCGCCGCGCGCGGCGGCAACGGGATCGGCACCGCGGGCGTCGCCTGGCGCGCCAAGCTGATGGCGGTCCGCGTCCTGGACGCCGCCGCCCGCGGCACCACGGCCGGCGTGGCGTCGGGCATCCGCTACGCCGTCGACAACGGCGCGCGCATCGTCAACCTCAGCCTCGCCGGGCCGTCCTCGACGCCGGACCTCGAGGGCGCGATCCAGTACGCGCAGGCCCGCGGCGTCCTGGTCGTGGTCGCCGCCGGCAACGACGGCGCCGACCTCGCGGCCGCCCCGACCTACCCGGCCGCCTACGGCGAGGACAACGTGCTCGGCGTCGCGGCGACCACGCGCGCCGGCGGCCTGTCGAGCGTGTCGGACTACGGCCCCGGCGCCGACGTCGCCGCGCCCGGCGAGGAGATCCTCTCCACCGCGCTGGGCGGCGGCTACGAGTGGCGCACCGGCACGTCGATGGCCGCGCCGCAGGTCACCGGCGCGCTCGTGCTGCTCGCCGCCGCGCGCCCGGACCTCGACGCCAACGGCCTGCGCAACGCGCTCCTGGCCGGCGTCCGCCACAGCGGCCTGCCGGTGCAGGACGGCGCGATCGACGCCGGCGCCGCGCTGCGCACCGTGATCCCGGCCGGCGCCTGGAAGAACCCGCCGGCCGAGGCGCTGTCGACCTACGCCGCGACCGCGGCGCCGAAGTCCAAGGCGAAGAAGACCAGCAAGGCCATCAAGAAGAAGAGCAAGAAGCTCTCGGCCGCCGCCAGGAAGAAGCGCGCCGCGGCCGCCCGCAAGAAGGCCAAGGCGCGCGCCCACGCCAAGGCCAAGGCCCGCGCGAAGGCCAAGGCCAAGGCCCGCGCGCGGTCCCGCCGGCGCTAG
- a CDS encoding nitronate monooxygenase — MLDTLAVPIAQAPMAGGPSTPELAAAVANAGGLGVVAAGYKTADGLAHDLAATRGLTDGPIAVNVFAPSGAPADPAVVAAYAARLEPEAERAGVGLGTPRFDDDDYAAKLALLAREPVAAVSFTFGCPAPEAVAALQAAGSAVWVTVTDPDEAREAAAAGADALVVQGAEAGGHRGAFVDRDDRVDYGLLSLLALVRDAVDLPLVATGGIATAAGVAAVLAAGARAAQVGTGFMLCPEAGTSAAHRAAIEDPNNVTGLTRAFSGRLARGIVNRLQREQTAAAPIAYPEIHHITAPLRAHARTSGDADLINLWAGEAHALARALPAAEVVARLTP; from the coding sequence ATGCTGGACACGCTCGCAGTGCCGATCGCGCAGGCCCCGATGGCCGGTGGGCCGTCGACGCCGGAGCTGGCCGCGGCGGTCGCCAACGCCGGCGGGCTCGGGGTCGTCGCCGCGGGCTACAAGACCGCCGACGGGCTCGCGCACGACCTCGCGGCCACCCGCGGTCTGACCGACGGGCCGATCGCGGTCAACGTGTTCGCGCCCAGCGGGGCGCCTGCCGATCCCGCGGTGGTCGCGGCCTACGCCGCGCGGCTGGAGCCCGAGGCGGAGCGGGCCGGCGTCGGGCTCGGGACGCCGCGCTTCGACGACGACGATTACGCCGCGAAGCTCGCGTTGCTGGCGCGTGAACCCGTCGCCGCGGTGTCGTTCACGTTCGGCTGCCCGGCGCCGGAGGCGGTCGCGGCGCTCCAGGCCGCCGGCAGCGCGGTGTGGGTGACGGTGACCGACCCCGACGAGGCGCGCGAGGCCGCGGCGGCGGGCGCCGACGCGCTCGTGGTCCAGGGCGCGGAGGCCGGCGGCCACCGCGGCGCGTTCGTCGACCGCGACGACCGCGTGGACTACGGGTTGTTGTCGTTGTTGGCCCTGGTGCGTGACGCCGTGGACCTGCCGCTGGTCGCGACCGGCGGGATCGCGACGGCCGCGGGCGTCGCGGCCGTGCTCGCCGCGGGCGCGCGCGCCGCGCAGGTCGGCACCGGCTTCATGCTCTGCCCGGAGGCCGGGACGTCGGCCGCGCACCGCGCGGCGATCGAGGACCCCAACAACGTCACCGGCCTGACCCGCGCCTTCTCCGGCCGCCTGGCCCGCGGGATCGTCAACCGCCTCCAGCGCGAGCAGACGGCCGCCGCGCCGATCGCCTACCCCGAGATCCACCACATCACGGCGCCCCTCCGCGCGCACGCGCGCACCTCCGGCGACGCCGACCTCATCAACCTCTGGGCCGGCGAGGCCCACGCCCTCGCCCGCGCGCTCCCCGCCGCCGAGGTCGTCGCCCGGCTTACGCCCTGA
- a CDS encoding PfkB family carbohydrate kinase: protein MSLTVVGSIAYDAVKTPFGERERMLGGAATHFALAASFFDEVRPVGPVGEDFDEESLASLRTRGTVTDDVEVVPGGKTFFWKGVYSDNLNQRDTLVTDLNVFESFEPKLSHASQDADVLFLANIQPDLQLHVRDQCTKARFVAMDSMNLWIEIANASLKKVIGTVDCLILNDEELEQLTEKPTLQQAAREILSWGPKAVVAKLGKYGAALFTADDFFALPAYPLSEVIDPTGAGDTFAGGFVGYVAAHPDEEIDHTLLSRAMAYGTALASYNVEEFGTERVERLTADEIQQRVADLQRMTAFTVDPVALRA from the coding sequence ATGAGCCTCACTGTCGTCGGATCCATCGCCTACGACGCCGTCAAGACGCCCTTCGGGGAGCGCGAGCGGATGCTCGGCGGCGCCGCCACCCACTTCGCCCTCGCGGCCTCGTTCTTCGACGAGGTGCGCCCGGTCGGGCCCGTCGGCGAGGACTTCGACGAGGAGTCGCTCGCCTCGCTGCGCACGCGCGGCACGGTGACCGACGACGTCGAGGTCGTCCCCGGCGGCAAGACGTTCTTCTGGAAGGGCGTCTACTCCGACAACCTCAACCAGCGCGACACGCTGGTCACCGACCTCAACGTCTTCGAGTCGTTCGAGCCGAAGCTGTCGCACGCCTCGCAGGACGCCGACGTCCTGTTCCTGGCCAACATCCAGCCCGACCTCCAGCTCCACGTGCGCGACCAGTGCACGAAGGCGCGCTTCGTCGCGATGGACTCGATGAACCTCTGGATCGAGATCGCCAACGCGTCGCTGAAGAAGGTCATCGGGACCGTCGACTGCCTGATCCTCAACGACGAGGAGCTCGAGCAGCTGACCGAGAAGCCGACGCTCCAGCAGGCCGCCCGGGAGATCTTGTCCTGGGGCCCGAAGGCCGTCGTCGCCAAGCTCGGCAAGTACGGCGCCGCGCTCTTCACGGCCGACGACTTCTTCGCGCTGCCCGCCTACCCGCTGAGCGAGGTCATCGACCCGACCGGCGCCGGCGACACCTTCGCCGGCGGCTTCGTCGGCTACGTCGCCGCGCACCCCGACGAGGAGATCGACCACACGTTGCTGTCCCGCGCGATGGCCTACGGCACCGCGCTGGCGTCCTACAACGTCGAGGAGTTCGGCACCGAGCGCGTCGAGCGCCTCACCGCCGACGAGATCCAGCAGCGCGTCGCCGACCTCCAGCGCATGACGGCCTTCACGGTCGACCCGGTCGCGCTCAGGGCGTAA
- a CDS encoding quinone oxidoreductase family protein → MRAIQQVEFGGPEVLELVELPVPEPTEGQVLIRVSRAGLNFADTHQREDEYVQKQALPLIPGSEVAGVRTDTGERVVALVGHGGYAEYALAPADRVFPIPDRLDDGTALALLLQGLTAWHLYRTCARLSGEGSESVLVVSGAGGVGSLAVQLAKPLGAGRVIATASSPEKRDLCLELGADAAIDGDASDPELLRNRIIGANDGREVDVVLEMAGGPLFDVALRAMADMGRLVVYGISSREQNEVRTGRLLKRSQAIVGFWLFHYLERPEHLRAPLAELFALAAAGDVRAVVGETYPLSDARRAQEDLSARRTRGKLLLDPSG, encoded by the coding sequence ATGCGCGCGATCCAGCAGGTGGAGTTCGGCGGCCCCGAGGTCCTGGAGCTGGTCGAGCTGCCGGTTCCGGAGCCGACCGAGGGCCAGGTCCTGATCCGGGTCAGCCGCGCCGGGCTGAACTTCGCCGACACCCACCAGCGCGAGGACGAGTACGTCCAGAAGCAGGCGCTGCCGCTGATCCCGGGCTCCGAGGTCGCGGGCGTCCGGACCGACACCGGCGAGCGCGTGGTGGCGCTGGTCGGCCACGGCGGCTACGCCGAGTACGCGCTCGCGCCCGCCGACCGCGTCTTCCCGATCCCGGACCGCCTGGACGACGGCACGGCGCTCGCGCTGCTCCTCCAGGGCCTCACCGCGTGGCACCTGTACCGGACCTGCGCCCGGCTGAGCGGCGAAGGATCGGAGTCGGTCCTGGTCGTCAGCGGCGCGGGCGGGGTCGGCTCGCTCGCCGTGCAGCTGGCCAAGCCGCTCGGCGCCGGGCGCGTGATCGCGACCGCGTCGTCGCCCGAGAAGCGCGACCTGTGCCTGGAGCTCGGCGCCGACGCCGCGATCGACGGTGACGCGAGCGACCCCGAGCTGCTGCGCAACCGGATCATCGGCGCCAACGACGGCCGCGAGGTCGACGTCGTCCTGGAGATGGCCGGCGGCCCGCTGTTCGACGTCGCGCTGCGCGCGATGGCCGACATGGGGCGGTTGGTCGTCTACGGGATCTCGTCGCGCGAGCAGAACGAGGTCCGCACCGGCCGGCTGCTCAAGCGCTCGCAGGCGATCGTCGGCTTCTGGCTCTTCCACTACCTGGAGCGCCCGGAGCACCTACGTGCGCCCCTGGCCGAGCTGTTCGCGCTCGCGGCGGCCGGCGACGTCCGCGCGGTCGTCGGCGAGACCTACCCGTTGAGCGACGCGCGGCGCGCGCAGGAGGATCTCAGCGCCCGCCGGACGCGCGGCAAGTTGCTTCTGGACCCCAGCGGGTAG
- a CDS encoding AAA family ATPase, translated as MATPADITLVTISASYGAGGSVVGPALAERLGVPFVDRAVPARIADALGISHSAAEKLDEDVERGLDRVLAHLAPIGEYYGDVDPDLLKRSSHHEAAEQAIQELAAATGRAVVLGRAGAVVLARDPRALHVRLDGPTPARIEQAMRIESVDRETAQRRMRKTDRAREAYVRRYYRCDARDLELYDLVLDSTRLELDVCVEVIAAACTASAMPPSTAPAAPGP; from the coding sequence ATGGCGACGCCGGCCGACATCACGCTCGTCACGATCTCCGCCTCCTACGGCGCCGGCGGCAGCGTCGTCGGCCCCGCGCTGGCCGAGCGCCTCGGCGTCCCGTTCGTCGACCGCGCCGTGCCCGCCCGGATCGCCGACGCGCTCGGGATCTCGCACTCCGCCGCCGAGAAGCTCGACGAGGACGTCGAGCGCGGCCTGGACCGCGTCCTCGCCCACCTCGCGCCGATCGGCGAGTACTACGGCGACGTCGACCCCGACCTGCTCAAGCGCAGCTCGCACCACGAGGCGGCCGAGCAGGCGATCCAGGAGCTGGCCGCCGCCACCGGCCGCGCCGTCGTCCTGGGCCGCGCCGGCGCCGTGGTCCTGGCCCGCGACCCGCGCGCACTGCACGTCCGCCTCGACGGGCCGACGCCGGCCCGGATCGAGCAGGCGATGCGCATCGAGTCCGTCGACCGGGAGACCGCGCAGCGCCGGATGAGGAAGACCGACCGGGCCCGCGAGGCCTACGTCCGGCGCTATTACCGCTGCGACGCGCGCGACCTCGAGCTGTACGACTTGGTCCTCGACTCCACGCGGCTGGAGCTCGACGTGTGCGTCGAGGTGATCGCGGCCGCCTGCACCGCGTCGGCTATGCCGCCTTCGACGGCTCCGGCAGCTCCTGGGCCATGA
- a CDS encoding helix-turn-helix transcriptional regulator, whose amino-acid sequence MLLGRQRELAHIEDLLTAAQDGTSAALLLRGEPGIGKSALLRATLDQATALGYGVLRTRGFESESDIPFAGLLELLTPLLPLRDRIPEVQARALGSALALEPPTPFDRFAVPAGMLSLLAAAAEDKPYVVLADDVHWLDDASREALIFVGRRLGAEGVVLLCASREVREVVDAFAGVDQLAAAPLDDGDAAELLRRESKHRVSDAVAADLVATAHGNPLALTEIPRALSAEQLAGREPLAGPVAAGDRIEEAFARQLADLPPETREALLVAAAMQTGRHDLFVAALEARGLAAAALDPAISAELIAIDGRVDFFHPLLRSAVYHAADPVQRRSVHATLADVATAPARRAWHLAAAADAPDEEVAAALELAASEARARGGVAAGARAYERAANLSTDDEARARRLLEAASDFAQVGQADHALALVDLAQDLIPGSALVTEIVRVRGRVEMRRGAPVTAHDLLVAEAERIQDEDPGAAASLLVEAAVAHMMTGDMEALIAAGDRARALLAGRDDISDPVVEVLSGVLVGEAHAALGHEDEADALLDPAMPFLTSEYVLTMPSELVGMAGQCAIWYERWDRATGVLDHLVGLAREASAINHIIYPLAAHAILDFRRGYWAASLADASEAARLARETNLQPLLTFSLAVLAHVEAAMGRRDDARAHGRESVQIAELLNGPAIAVYGLNAMALDALGAGEVEAATELYDRVHRFTQKLHTQRGVVQYGADRVEALARLGRTDDAFQALEEFADRLGGGRWALGALARCRGILADKTAEHHFQTALSHHEHDGQPFEKARTQLAYGERLRRDRRRADAREQLSAALDAFERLGAAPWADRARVEMRATGGAAAGGDAAEKEAVAAAGLEELTAHELQIARLVAYGMTNREVAAKLFLSPKTIEYHLSQIYRKLDLRSRTQLASLMAQELPEPSKAA is encoded by the coding sequence TTGCTTCTCGGCCGCCAGCGCGAGCTCGCGCACATCGAAGACCTGCTGACCGCGGCGCAGGATGGGACCAGCGCCGCGCTCCTGTTGCGAGGCGAGCCGGGCATCGGGAAGTCGGCGCTGCTGCGCGCCACGCTGGACCAGGCGACCGCGCTCGGCTACGGCGTCCTGCGCACGCGCGGCTTCGAGTCGGAGTCCGACATCCCGTTCGCCGGCCTGCTCGAGCTGCTCACGCCGCTGCTGCCGCTGCGCGACCGGATCCCCGAGGTCCAGGCGCGCGCGCTGGGCAGCGCGCTGGCGCTGGAGCCGCCCACGCCGTTCGACCGCTTCGCCGTCCCGGCCGGGATGCTCTCGCTCCTGGCCGCCGCCGCGGAGGACAAGCCCTACGTCGTCCTGGCCGACGACGTCCACTGGCTCGACGACGCGTCGCGCGAGGCGCTGATCTTCGTCGGGCGCCGGCTCGGCGCCGAGGGCGTCGTGCTGCTCTGCGCGTCGCGCGAGGTGCGCGAGGTCGTCGACGCCTTCGCGGGCGTCGACCAGCTCGCGGCCGCGCCGCTGGACGACGGCGACGCCGCCGAGCTCCTGCGCCGCGAGTCCAAGCACCGCGTCTCCGACGCGGTCGCCGCCGACCTCGTCGCCACCGCGCACGGCAACCCGCTCGCGCTGACCGAGATCCCGCGCGCGTTGAGCGCCGAGCAGCTCGCCGGCCGCGAGCCGCTGGCCGGCCCGGTGGCCGCGGGCGACCGGATCGAGGAGGCCTTCGCCCGCCAGCTCGCCGACCTACCGCCCGAGACGCGCGAGGCGCTGCTCGTCGCCGCGGCGATGCAGACCGGCCGCCACGACCTCTTCGTCGCGGCGTTGGAGGCGCGCGGGCTGGCGGCCGCCGCGCTGGACCCGGCGATCAGCGCCGAGCTGATCGCGATCGACGGGCGCGTCGACTTCTTCCACCCGCTGCTGCGCTCGGCGGTCTACCACGCGGCCGATCCGGTGCAGCGCCGCTCGGTCCACGCCACGCTCGCCGATGTCGCGACCGCGCCCGCCCGCCGCGCCTGGCACCTGGCCGCGGCGGCCGACGCGCCCGACGAGGAGGTCGCGGCGGCGCTGGAGCTCGCGGCGTCCGAGGCGCGGGCCCGCGGCGGCGTGGCGGCCGGCGCCCGCGCCTACGAGCGCGCAGCCAACCTGTCCACCGACGACGAGGCGCGGGCGCGCCGGCTGCTGGAGGCCGCCAGCGACTTCGCCCAGGTCGGCCAGGCCGACCACGCGCTGGCGCTGGTCGACCTCGCGCAGGACCTGATCCCCGGCAGCGCGCTGGTGACCGAGATCGTCCGCGTGCGCGGCCGCGTCGAGATGCGCCGCGGCGCGCCGGTCACCGCGCACGACCTCCTGGTCGCCGAGGCCGAGCGCATCCAGGACGAGGACCCCGGGGCGGCAGCGTCGCTGCTCGTCGAGGCCGCGGTCGCCCACATGATGACCGGCGACATGGAGGCCTTGATCGCCGCCGGCGACCGCGCGCGAGCGCTGCTGGCCGGGCGGGACGACATCTCCGACCCGGTCGTCGAGGTGCTGTCCGGCGTCCTGGTCGGCGAGGCGCACGCCGCGCTGGGCCACGAGGACGAGGCCGACGCGCTGCTGGATCCGGCGATGCCGTTCCTGACCAGCGAGTACGTGCTGACGATGCCGTCCGAGCTCGTGGGCATGGCCGGCCAGTGCGCCATCTGGTACGAGCGCTGGGACCGCGCCACCGGCGTCCTCGACCACCTTGTAGGCCTTGCCCGCGAGGCCAGCGCGATCAACCACATCATCTACCCGCTGGCCGCGCACGCGATCCTGGACTTCCGCCGCGGCTACTGGGCGGCGTCGCTGGCCGACGCGTCCGAGGCGGCGCGGCTGGCGCGCGAGACGAACCTCCAGCCGTTGTTGACGTTCTCGCTCGCGGTGCTCGCACACGTCGAGGCCGCGATGGGCCGCCGCGACGACGCGCGCGCCCACGGCCGCGAGTCCGTGCAGATCGCCGAGCTGCTCAACGGGCCGGCGATCGCGGTCTACGGGCTCAACGCCATGGCCTTGGACGCGCTCGGCGCCGGCGAGGTCGAGGCCGCGACCGAGCTGTACGACCGCGTCCACCGCTTCACGCAGAAGCTCCACACGCAGCGCGGGGTCGTGCAGTACGGCGCCGATCGCGTCGAGGCGCTGGCCCGGCTGGGCCGCACCGACGACGCGTTCCAGGCGCTGGAGGAGTTCGCCGATCGCCTCGGCGGCGGGCGCTGGGCGCTCGGCGCGCTGGCCCGCTGCCGCGGGATCCTGGCCGACAAGACCGCCGAGCACCACTTCCAGACCGCGCTCAGCCACCACGAGCACGACGGCCAGCCGTTCGAGAAGGCCCGCACGCAGCTGGCCTACGGCGAGCGCCTGCGGCGCGACCGCCGGCGCGCCGACGCGCGCGAGCAGCTGTCCGCGGCGCTCGACGCCTTCGAGCGGCTCGGCGCGGCGCCGTGGGCCGACCGCGCCCGCGTCGAGATGCGCGCCACCGGCGGCGCGGCGGCCGGGGGCGACGCCGCCGAGAAGGAGGCCGTGGCGGCCGCCGGCCTCGAGGAGCTGACGGCGCACGAGCTCCAGATCGCGCGCCTGGTCGCCTACGGCATGACCAACCGCGAGGTCGCGGCGAAGCTGTTCCTCTCACCGAAGACCATCGAGTACCACCTGTCGCAGATCTACCGGAAGCTCGACCTGCGCTCGCGCACGCAGCTCGCGTCGCTCATGGCCCAGGAGCTGCCGGAGCCGTCGAAGGCGGCATAG
- a CDS encoding DEAD/DEAH box helicase, protein MTAFADLGLSEPTLQALQDVGYEQPSPIQEQAIPILLQGEDIIGQAQTGSGKTAAFGLPIVEHVDPTVGEVQALVLTPTRELCIQVTQALRTYGARKGVDVVAVFGGAPIRSQQAQLRAGGHVVVGTVGRVLDLLSRASLHLSDCRFVVLDEADEMLDLGFLEDVEKILKLCPNGRQTALFSATMPPPIRELADRYLYHPQTVKVKSANLTVDTVEQFRLEVKTADKPEALVDVLGKERPDQAIVFTRTKIRADQLYKKLRDKGMNVKALHGDMSQGQRDGVMLSFKGGRVPILVATDVAARGLDISTVTHVVNFDVPTSPDVYVHRIGRTGRVGRSGRAITFVEPKQQKELQAIEKHVGMELKPWAPGAHAVPAKLEEKPKRHTKPQLSRNGAEEYRRVLASGGSADGLEVADVIHAVTSAAGLDGEAVRDVRLLERFTLFSVPDSEAERIVAAVDGSSLGGRPLRVELART, encoded by the coding sequence ATGACCGCCTTCGCGGACCTCGGCCTGAGTGAGCCGACCCTCCAAGCACTGCAAGACGTCGGCTACGAGCAGCCCAGCCCGATCCAGGAGCAGGCCATCCCGATCCTCCTCCAGGGCGAGGACATCATCGGCCAGGCCCAGACCGGATCCGGCAAGACGGCCGCCTTCGGCCTGCCGATCGTCGAGCACGTCGATCCCACCGTCGGCGAGGTCCAGGCGCTCGTCCTGACCCCGACGCGTGAGCTCTGCATCCAGGTGACGCAGGCGCTGCGCACGTACGGCGCGCGCAAGGGCGTCGACGTCGTCGCCGTCTTCGGCGGCGCGCCGATCCGCAGCCAGCAGGCGCAGCTGCGCGCCGGCGGCCACGTCGTCGTCGGGACCGTCGGGCGCGTGCTCGACCTCCTCAGCCGCGCGTCGCTGCACCTCAGCGACTGCCGCTTCGTCGTCCTCGACGAGGCCGACGAGATGCTCGACCTCGGCTTCCTCGAGGACGTCGAGAAGATCCTCAAGCTCTGCCCCAACGGCCGCCAGACCGCGCTGTTCAGCGCGACGATGCCGCCGCCGATCCGCGAGCTGGCCGACCGCTACCTCTACCACCCGCAGACGGTGAAGGTGAAGTCGGCGAACCTGACCGTCGACACCGTCGAGCAGTTCCGGCTCGAGGTCAAGACGGCCGACAAGCCCGAGGCGCTCGTCGACGTCCTGGGCAAGGAGCGGCCCGACCAGGCGATCGTCTTCACGCGCACGAAGATCCGCGCCGACCAGCTGTACAAGAAGCTGCGCGACAAGGGCATGAACGTCAAGGCGCTGCACGGCGACATGTCGCAGGGCCAGCGCGACGGCGTGATGCTGTCGTTCAAGGGCGGCCGCGTGCCGATCCTGGTGGCGACCGACGTCGCCGCGCGCGGCCTGGACATCTCGACCGTCACGCACGTCGTGAACTTCGACGTCCCGACGTCGCCTGACGTCTACGTGCACCGCATCGGCCGAACTGGCCGCGTCGGCCGCAGCGGGCGGGCCATCACCTTCGTCGAGCCCAAGCAGCAGAAGGAGCTGCAGGCGATCGAGAAGCACGTCGGCATGGAGCTCAAGCCCTGGGCGCCGGGTGCGCACGCCGTGCCCGCCAAGCTCGAGGAGAAGCCGAAGCGCCACACCAAGCCGCAGCTCTCGCGCAACGGCGCCGAGGAGTACCGGCGCGTGCTGGCCAGCGGCGGCAGCGCCGACGGCCTCGAGGTCGCCGACGTCATCCACGCGGTGACCAGCGCGGCCGGGCTGGACGGCGAGGCGGTGCGCGACGTGCGCCTGCTGGAGCGCTTCACGCTGTTCTCGGTGCCCGACAGCGAGGCCGAGCGGATCGTGGCCGCGGTCGACGGCAGCTCGCTCGGCGGGCGCCCGCTGCGCGTCGAGCTCGCACGAACCTGA
- a CDS encoding peptidylprolyl isomerase, whose product MSTATMTTSEGPITIELFDADAPKTVANFKKLAGDGFYDGLIFHRVIRDFMIQGGCPEGTGTGGPGYTFEDEFNQHKIVRGALAMANAGPNTNGSQFFLVTTGEAPWLDGKHTVFGQITEGLDVVDKIEAKPTDARDKPAEDVTIESLTITE is encoded by the coding sequence ATGTCTACCGCCACGATGACCACCAGCGAGGGGCCGATCACGATCGAGCTCTTCGACGCGGACGCGCCGAAGACCGTCGCGAACTTCAAGAAGCTCGCCGGTGACGGCTTCTACGACGGCCTGATCTTCCATCGCGTCATCCGCGACTTCATGATCCAGGGCGGCTGCCCGGAGGGCACCGGCACCGGTGGCCCGGGCTACACGTTCGAGGACGAGTTCAACCAGCACAAGATCGTGCGCGGCGCCCTGGCCATGGCCAACGCCGGCCCGAACACCAACGGCTCGCAGTTCTTCCTCGTCACGACCGGCGAGGCGCCGTGGCTCGACGGCAAGCACACGGTCTTCGGCCAGATCACCGAGGGCCTGGACGTCGTCGACAAGATCGAGGCCAAGCCCACCGACGCCCGCGACAAGCCCGCCGAGGACGTCACGATCGAGTCCCTCACCATCACGGAGTAG
- the nagA gene encoding N-acetylglucosamine-6-phosphate deacetylase, with the protein MSASRLGVRAALVDGELVPGDVVVADGRVLEVGASPAPGGGSGIAVPGFLDLHINGLVGVDFLSTDLDGYRAAGAALAATGVTGYLPTFITSPLGDYDDALRAVGAAASDELAGIGARVLGVHLEGPYLSPRWPGAHDPEQLRTPDVDEALGLCDRGPVRMMTLAPELPGGLDLVSALTARGIVVSCGHTDADAATANAAFDRGARAITHLYNAHRRWAPRDPGVGGAALVRPGVTVQAIVDHVHLAPEAAYAAFLTARERFSLVTDAMEAAGQGDGTYRLGRREVAVHGASAELSDGTLAGSVLTMDAAVRNLHGCGATLAEAIWAATAAPARLLGDPELGILRTGARANITVLDDDLAVVRTLVEGAEQFVAIA; encoded by the coding sequence TTGAGTGCTTCGCGACTGGGCGTGCGCGCCGCGCTGGTCGACGGCGAGCTCGTCCCCGGCGACGTCGTCGTCGCGGATGGGCGCGTGCTGGAGGTCGGCGCGTCGCCGGCGCCGGGCGGCGGGTCGGGGATCGCGGTCCCGGGCTTCCTCGACCTCCACATCAACGGCCTGGTCGGCGTCGACTTCCTGTCGACCGACCTGGACGGCTACCGCGCGGCCGGCGCCGCGCTGGCGGCCACGGGCGTCACGGGCTACCTGCCGACGTTCATCACCTCGCCGCTGGGCGACTACGACGACGCGCTGCGCGCGGTCGGCGCCGCGGCGTCCGACGAGCTGGCCGGGATCGGCGCGCGCGTCCTCGGCGTCCACCTCGAAGGCCCGTACCTGTCGCCGCGCTGGCCGGGCGCGCACGACCCCGAGCAGCTGCGCACGCCCGACGTCGACGAGGCGCTCGGCCTGTGCGACCGCGGCCCGGTGCGGATGATGACGCTCGCGCCCGAGCTGCCCGGCGGCCTGGACCTCGTGAGCGCGCTGACCGCCCGCGGCATCGTCGTCTCCTGCGGCCACACCGACGCCGACGCGGCCACCGCCAACGCCGCGTTCGACCGCGGCGCCCGCGCGATCACCCACCTCTACAACGCCCACCGCCGCTGGGCGCCGCGGGACCCCGGCGTCGGCGGCGCCGCGCTCGTGCGCCCCGGCGTGACCGTGCAGGCGATCGTCGACCACGTCCACCTCGCGCCGGAGGCCGCGTACGCCGCGTTCCTGACCGCGCGCGAGCGCTTCTCGCTCGTGACCGACGCGATGGAGGCCGCCGGCCAGGGCGACGGCACCTACCGCCTGGGCCGCCGCGAGGTCGCCGTCCACGGCGCGTCGGCCGAGCTCTCCGACGGCACGCTCGCCGGCTCGGTCCTCACGATGGACGCCGCCGTCCGCAACCTCCACGGCTGCGGCGCGACGCTCGCCGAGGCGATCTGGGCAGCGACCGCCGCTCCCGCCCGCCTCCTCGGCGACCCCGAGCTCGGCATCCTGCGCACCGGCGCCCGGGCCAACATCACCGTGTTGGACGACGACCTGGCCGTCGTGCGGACGCTCGTCGAGGGCGCCGAGCAGTTCGTGGCGATCGCCTAG